One Syntrophorhabdaceae bacterium genomic region harbors:
- the hisB gene encoding imidazoleglycerol-phosphate dehydratase HisB, which translates to MKRGASIERKTKETDIRITWGLDGSGKASINTKIAFFDHMLELFARHGFFDLQVDATGDIEVDYHHTVEDIGIGMGRALKEALGDFSGIKRYGHAIVPMDEALCIFAVDLSGRPNFVFNGKLKGQTGNFDVALIKEFFKGFVNEAKVTTHVNLLYGDNIHHKVESIFKAFGRALKEAITKDKSIKGPLSTKGVI; encoded by the coding sequence ATGAAGAGAGGTGCAAGCATAGAAAGAAAGACAAAAGAGACAGACATAAGGATAACATGGGGATTAGATGGAAGCGGCAAGGCAAGCATAAACACAAAAATAGCGTTTTTTGACCATATGCTCGAGCTTTTTGCAAGGCATGGTTTTTTTGACCTCCAAGTAGATGCCACAGGGGATATAGAGGTGGATTATCACCACACAGTGGAGGATATAGGGATAGGTATGGGAAGGGCCTTAAAGGAGGCGCTTGGAGATTTTTCAGGTATAAAAAGATATGGCCATGCCATCGTGCCTATGGATGAGGCATTATGCATTTTTGCCGTTGATTTAAGCGGAAGACCCAACTTTGTTTTTAATGGAAAGCTTAAAGGACAGACAGGTAATTTTGACGTGGCTTTAATTAAGGAATTTTTTAAAGGGTTTGTTAATGAGGCAAAGGTTACCACCCATGTGAATCTCCTTTACGGAGATAATATCCACCACAAGGTAGAATCTATATTTAAGGCCTTTGGCAGGGCATTAAAAGAGGCAATAACAAAAGACAAGTCAATAAAGGGGCCCCTTTCCACAAAAGGGGTTATTTAA
- a CDS encoding cytochrome c3 family protein, whose amino-acid sequence MGNRKLLIVFIAFVFAFIATLNMVSAQKKAPEPMSLKIEGGKLPPVSFSHVTHTEKTKIDCIKCHHKDKDPKNPEPCIQCHLVKEVKDNAPIAKEAYHKNCIECHKESVAKGTTAPVKCNECHKKQ is encoded by the coding sequence ATGGGGAACAGAAAACTCTTGATTGTCTTTATTGCCTTTGTTTTTGCCTTTATAGCCACATTAAACATGGTGTCTGCCCAGAAGAAGGCTCCTGAACCCATGTCATTAAAGATAGAGGGTGGGAAGTTGCCACCTGTAAGCTTCTCCCATGTGACCCACACAGAAAAGACCAAGATCGATTGTATCAAATGCCACCACAAAGATAAAGATCCGAAAAACCCCGAGCCATGTATCCAGTGTCATCTTGTAAAAGAGGTAAAGGACAATGCACCCATAGCAAAAGAGGCATATCATAAAAACTGCATAGAATGTCATAAAGAAAGCGTGGCCAAAGGAACAACTGCGCCTGTTAAGTGTAATGAGTGTCATAAAAAACAGTAG
- a CDS encoding cytochrome c biogenesis protein ResB, which yields MSVIKNSSHGSDATSKKNTIERLKGFFGSVKLTIFVLTFIALTSILGTLIKQNATAEEYLALYSETTLKIIDIFRLYDVYHAPWFIGAIILFAVNLVVCTFTRFLSKWKKTSYPRLPDEKALFQMGLSFTLNKDKEEEAISFIGKGFKKRIYDGHDGMILEKGYFSRYGVFLIHISILFVLIGSLMGIIWGYKGFVVLHKGDIKKSFILRQREPKEMPLDFSIRCKDFNISLYPNGSPKDYVTSLEVIEKGRVLFERDIRVNSPLNYKGLHIYQSSYGIAPTFSFKIDGKEVILKEQDEYETDGFIMVTIRFEKAIHDFGPGVQVAFLEDGEPRSTWFLRDVPKMKQRDLGGKKVVLEDIKEDLWTGLEITYDPGISIVWIGFALMLIGLYTNFFVVSGRIFIRKTPDGLIVAGVGLRHPERFKSEFEKIKGRLNGPFPS from the coding sequence ATGAGTGTCATAAAAAACAGTAGCCATGGGTCTGATGCCACCTCTAAAAAAAATACTATAGAAAGACTAAAGGGTTTTTTCGGTTCTGTAAAGCTTACGATTTTTGTTCTTACATTTATTGCCCTTACATCTATCTTAGGGACACTGATAAAACAGAATGCCACGGCCGAAGAATACCTTGCCCTTTATTCAGAGACTACCTTAAAGATTATTGATATCTTCAGGCTTTACGATGTATATCATGCCCCCTGGTTTATAGGGGCAATAATCCTTTTTGCCGTAAACCTGGTGGTGTGCACATTTACGAGGTTTTTAAGTAAGTGGAAAAAGACATCCTATCCGCGCCTTCCTGATGAAAAAGCCCTCTTTCAAATGGGGCTTTCTTTCACATTAAATAAGGATAAGGAAGAGGAAGCCATATCATTCATTGGCAAAGGTTTCAAAAAGAGGATATATGACGGTCATGACGGCATGATCCTTGAAAAAGGCTATTTCAGTAGATACGGGGTATTTCTCATACACATAAGCATACTCTTTGTCCTTATAGGGAGCTTAATGGGGATCATATGGGGTTATAAAGGGTTTGTAGTGCTTCATAAAGGTGATATAAAGAAAAGTTTTATTTTAAGACAAAGAGAGCCAAAAGAGATGCCTCTTGATTTTTCCATAAGATGCAAGGACTTTAATATAAGCCTTTACCCCAATGGTTCACCGAAAGACTATGTAACAAGCCTTGAGGTTATAGAAAAAGGCCGTGTTCTCTTTGAAAGGGATATAAGGGTAAACAGCCCCTTGAATTACAAGGGGCTACACATATACCAGTCCAGCTACGGCATAGCCCCCACGTTTTCCTTTAAAATAGACGGTAAGGAGGTTATCCTGAAGGAACAGGATGAATATGAAACAGATGGGTTTATAATGGTTACCATAAGGTTTGAAAAGGCAATACATGATTTTGGCCCAGGTGTCCAGGTGGCATTCCTTGAAGACGGTGAACCAAGGTCTACATGGTTTCTAAGGGATGTCCCCAAAATGAAACAGAGGGATTTGGGAGGAAAAAAGGTGGTCCTTGAGGATATAAAAGAGGACCTGTGGACAGGGCTTGAGATTACCTATGACCCTGGCATAAGCATTGTATGGATTGGATTTGCATTGATGCTTATAGGGCTATATACTAACTTTTTTGTGGTATCCGGGAGGATATTTATAAGAAAGACACCTGATGGACTTATAGTTGCAGGAGTGGGTCTAAGACACCCTGAGAGATTTAAATCAGAATTCGAAAAAATAAAAGGGAGATTGAATGGGCCTTTTCCATCATAA
- the hisG gene encoding ATP phosphoribosyltransferase encodes MKLKIGLPKGSLQDTTFKLFKNAGYNIKVLERSYVPDIDDPEIECLLIRAQEMARYVQDGILDMGITGYDWILEQDAKVVELIRLKYGKVGFRGVKWVVAVPNESPVQKLEDLKGKKIATELVGFTKRFFKKRGIDVTIEFSWGATEVKPPLLADAIVEVTETGASLRANNLRIIETILESETVLIANKNAWHDMWKKRKMENLTILLKGALMAEEKVGLKMNLPRKKIEKVSKILTSLHTPTISNLADEAWVAMEVIIDEKTVRDIIPELKRAGAQGIVEYPLNKVIP; translated from the coding sequence ATGAAACTCAAAATAGGATTACCAAAAGGCAGCCTTCAAGATACCACCTTCAAACTCTTTAAAAATGCAGGTTACAACATAAAGGTTTTAGAGAGGTCATATGTCCCTGACATAGATGACCCTGAGATAGAGTGCCTTCTTATCAGGGCACAGGAGATGGCAAGATATGTCCAGGACGGTATCTTAGATATGGGTATCACGGGCTATGACTGGATTTTAGAACAGGATGCCAAGGTGGTGGAGCTTATAAGATTGAAATATGGAAAGGTGGGTTTCCGTGGCGTTAAGTGGGTAGTGGCAGTGCCCAATGAATCACCTGTCCAGAAGTTAGAGGATTTAAAAGGTAAAAAGATAGCCACAGAACTTGTTGGTTTTACCAAAAGGTTTTTTAAAAAGAGAGGTATAGATGTTACAATAGAGTTTTCATGGGGCGCCACAGAGGTAAAGCCCCCGCTTCTTGCCGATGCCATAGTAGAGGTAACAGAGACAGGGGCATCATTAAGGGCTAACAATCTAAGGATTATAGAGACTATACTGGAATCAGAGACTGTCCTTATTGCCAATAAAAACGCATGGCATGATATGTGGAAAAAGAGGAAGATGGAAAATCTCACCATACTTTTGAAAGGAGCACTTATGGCAGAGGAGAAGGTGGGGCTTAAGATGAACCTACCCAGAAAAAAGATAGAGAAGGTATCCAAAATACTCACCTCCCTTCACACACCCACCATATCAAACTTAGCAGACGAGGCATGGGTAGCCATGGAGGTCATCATCGACGAGAAGACAGTTAGGGATATTATACCGGAACTCAAAAGGGCAGGGGCCCAGGGTATTGTAGAATATCCTCTAAACAAAGTAATACCTTAA
- a CDS encoding HU family DNA-binding protein produces the protein MNKLDIINKLATDLGLNQKIAKIAVDTIIDSIKKAIIEGERVEIRGFGSFTVRNYKGYKGRNPKSGEVVEVSPKRLPYFKVGKELKDMVWKG, from the coding sequence ATGAATAAACTGGACATAATAAACAAGCTCGCAACAGACTTAGGGCTTAACCAAAAGATCGCCAAGATAGCAGTGGACACCATCATCGATTCCATAAAAAAGGCAATAATAGAAGGTGAAAGGGTTGAAATAAGGGGTTTTGGTAGCTTTACCGTGAGAAACTACAAGGGATACAAAGGCAGAAACCCTAAAAGCGGTGAGGTCGTTGAGGTAAGCCCAAAAAGACTCCCCTATTTCAAGGTAGGTAAAGAACTAAAGGATATGGTCTGGAAGGGTTAA
- a CDS encoding histone deacetylase produces the protein MKTGIVREDIYMEHVMDYYHPESPERLKRIYSMLDEIDNSDMVRIPARSATHEEIGFVHDARYIESIHATKGKSVRLDPDTSTSPKSYEAACMAAGGFMSLIDAAMKGEIDNGFALVRPPGHHAERSRAMGFCLFNNVAIGARYLEKKYNLKRTVIVDFDLHHGNGTQHAFYRDNTVLYFSTHQYPYYPGTGWIEETGEGDGRGYTVNVPFSYGMDDDDYMFAFKEVLAPIVDMYKPEIILVSAGFDAHYNDPLGGMRVTEKGYAMMTKAMMDMAKKHCNGRILYVLEGGYGLDGITNSVKAVIKELRGTPAYGDYKQDAPSNEAVKIVENLKKALSPYWGVF, from the coding sequence ATGAAAACAGGTATTGTTCGAGAAGATATATATATGGAACATGTGATGGATTATTATCACCCTGAAAGCCCTGAGAGGCTAAAGCGCATCTATTCCATGCTCGATGAAATAGACAATTCGGACATGGTGAGGATTCCTGCCCGGAGTGCTACCCACGAGGAGATAGGGTTTGTCCACGATGCCAGATATATCGAGTCCATCCATGCCACAAAAGGCAAGAGCGTTAGACTGGATCCGGATACATCTACATCCCCAAAGAGCTATGAGGCAGCATGTATGGCAGCAGGAGGATTTATGAGCCTTATAGATGCTGCCATGAAAGGGGAGATAGATAATGGTTTTGCCCTTGTAAGGCCTCCTGGACACCACGCAGAGAGAAGCAGGGCTATGGGTTTCTGCCTTTTTAATAATGTTGCCATAGGGGCAAGATATCTGGAGAAGAAATACAATCTTAAAAGGACAGTCATTGTAGATTTTGATCTCCATCACGGCAACGGCACACAGCATGCCTTCTATAGAGATAATACAGTCCTCTATTTTTCCACCCATCAATATCCATACTATCCAGGCACAGGATGGATAGAAGAGACAGGTGAAGGAGATGGCAGGGGTTATACTGTGAATGTGCCGTTTTCATACGGTATGGATGACGATGATTATATGTTTGCCTTCAAAGAGGTGCTTGCACCTATAGTAGATATGTATAAACCCGAGATCATCCTGGTGTCTGCCGGCTTTGATGCCCATTATAATGACCCATTGGGGGGTATGAGGGTTACGGAGAAAGGTTATGCCATGATGACAAAGGCAATGATGGATATGGCAAAAAAACACTGTAACGGCAGGATCCTTTATGTCCTTGAAGGCGGCTATGGCCTGGACGGGATTACAAATTCTGTAAAGGCAGTTATAAAGGAGCTGAGGGGCACGCCTGCCTATGGTGATTATAAACAGGATGCCCCATCCAACGAAGCAGTAAAAATAGTTGAAAACCTTAAAAAGGCGCTGAGCCCATACTGGGGGGTCTTTTAG
- the hisD gene encoding histidinol dehydrogenase has product MKIWELEKETQALLSFIMSCRNQNKTLIKKATEQIREEILTSGEDAVKRLSKTYDRWDREYPIKIHMEEIESQGSKVSRRDISILKGMIKNVRLFHKDQGAGQRTYKRKGLSVVEDYIPVENTLIYVPGGKAAYPSSLIMGAVPAQIAGVKNIYVTTPTPYGFLNPYVAAAILLLDIRDVYRIGGAQAVYAFALGVGTIPKVDLIVGPGNAFVDEAKRDVYGTVGIDMLAGPSELIVLCTKDVSPELVARDLFSQAEHDEMATVGLFSNSKEFIKEVIKNIDRLMLTNERKDVIEKAIKANSMFVYFKDMDNAVDFINTMAPEHMEFMGDESLADKVLYPGIIYIGEMTPVAMGDYYIGTNHVLPTGGAGRFTGGLSVDTFKRRRVRVKMDGDFFKRYGDKAIRLARIEGLFAHSEAIKVRKGVK; this is encoded by the coding sequence ATGAAAATATGGGAGCTTGAAAAAGAAACACAGGCACTTCTCTCTTTTATAATGTCATGCCGCAACCAAAATAAAACCCTTATAAAAAAGGCAACAGAACAAATCAGAGAGGAGATACTCACATCAGGGGAGGATGCGGTCAAGAGGCTTTCAAAGACATATGATAGATGGGACAGAGAATACCCCATCAAGATCCATATGGAAGAGATAGAGTCTCAGGGCTCAAAGGTAAGCAGAAGGGATATATCCATCTTAAAAGGGATGATAAAAAATGTAAGGCTTTTTCACAAAGATCAGGGTGCAGGCCAGAGAACATACAAGAGAAAGGGTTTATCTGTGGTAGAGGACTATATCCCTGTTGAAAATACTCTTATTTATGTCCCTGGAGGTAAGGCAGCATATCCATCCTCTCTGATCATGGGTGCAGTGCCCGCCCAAATTGCAGGGGTTAAAAACATATATGTAACCACACCAACGCCTTATGGATTTTTAAACCCTTATGTGGCAGCAGCCATATTGCTCCTGGACATAAGAGATGTATATAGAATAGGCGGTGCCCAGGCAGTCTATGCATTTGCCTTGGGTGTAGGCACCATACCTAAGGTAGACCTGATTGTTGGTCCAGGCAACGCCTTTGTTGACGAGGCAAAAAGGGATGTATATGGCACTGTGGGGATTGATATGCTTGCAGGACCATCCGAGCTTATTGTGTTATGCACAAAAGATGTGTCACCCGAGCTTGTTGCCCGTGACCTATTTTCCCAGGCAGAACATGACGAGATGGCCACGGTGGGCCTTTTTTCCAATTCCAAGGAGTTTATTAAAGAGGTAATAAAAAACATAGACAGGCTCATGCTTACCAATGAGAGAAAGGACGTCATAGAAAAAGCAATAAAGGCAAACAGCATGTTTGTTTATTTTAAAGACATGGATAATGCCGTGGATTTCATAAATACCATGGCGCCAGAGCATATGGAATTTATGGGAGATGAAAGCCTTGCAGATAAAGTCCTTTATCCCGGTATCATTTACATAGGTGAGATGACGCCAGTGGCTATGGGCGATTATTATATCGGGACAAACCATGTCCTCCCTACAGGTGGGGCTGGCAGGTTTACTGGAGGCCTTTCCGTTGATACCTTTAAAAGAAGAAGGGTTAGGGTAAAGATGGACGGGGATTTTTTTAAGAGATATGGAGATAAAGCCATAAGGCTTGCGAGGATAGAAGGGCTTTTTGCCCACAGCGAAGCAATTAAGGTAAGAAAAGGGGTAAAATAA
- the ccsB gene encoding c-type cytochrome biogenesis protein CcsB, which yields MGLFHHKILGIVTIFYLLLFFLHFIYFAFRKDGIIKTIWVGIYVAFILHTGGIILRWVDSYRLSMGHAPLSNYYESLIFFSWCISLVLIIMKKRLRHPAITMLCIIASLILMGYASISPNVDKNIKPLIPALQSNWLHIHVITCFISYATFVVSFICGALYFISSSWTLIPDKETLEEINYKSVMVGFPMLTAGILTGAVWAHYAWGSYWSWDPKETWSLITWIIYALFLHARFVKGWGGKKIAIISILGFFSVIFTYFGVNFLLSGLHSYAT from the coding sequence ATGGGCCTTTTCCATCATAAGATATTAGGGATTGTCACCATCTTTTATCTTTTATTGTTTTTCCTTCACTTCATATATTTTGCCTTTAGAAAAGACGGGATTATAAAGACCATCTGGGTGGGAATTTATGTAGCTTTTATCCTCCATACAGGAGGGATTATATTAAGGTGGGTAGACTCTTACAGGCTCTCCATGGGTCATGCACCCCTCTCTAATTACTATGAATCCCTTATCTTTTTCTCATGGTGCATCTCCCTTGTCTTGATTATCATGAAAAAAAGGCTTCGCCATCCTGCTATTACTATGCTTTGTATAATTGCATCCCTAATACTTATGGGATACGCATCCATATCACCTAATGTGGATAAAAACATCAAGCCCCTGATACCGGCGCTACAGAGCAACTGGCTCCACATACATGTCATAACATGCTTCATCTCTTATGCTACTTTTGTTGTGTCCTTTATTTGCGGTGCCCTCTATTTTATAAGCTCCTCATGGACATTGATACCTGATAAGGAAACCTTGGAGGAGATAAACTATAAGAGCGTGATGGTAGGCTTTCCCATGCTCACCGCAGGTATTCTCACCGGTGCTGTGTGGGCACATTATGCCTGGGGTTCTTACTGGAGTTGGGATCCAAAAGAGACATGGTCGCTTATTACATGGATCATCTATGCCCTTTTCCTTCATGCAAGGTTTGTTAAGGGATGGGGCGGTAAAAAGATTGCCATCATATCTATTCTTGGCTTTTTTAGTGTCATTTTCACCTATTTTGGTGTAAATTTTTTGCTTTCGGGATTACATAGTTATGCCACATAA